The Candidatus Bathyarchaeota archaeon genome has a segment encoding these proteins:
- the nuoK gene encoding NADH-quinone oxidoreductase subunit NuoK, translated as MSYYLAGAAALYIIGMYCLATKRNMIRLIIAIELLTSAANLNFIAFSVNQPSVLGQSIVVISIALGACIVAVALSIVIYAYRHYKTLDVRELRRLRW; from the coding sequence TTGAGCTATTATCTGGCAGGGGCTGCGGCGCTTTATATTATAGGAATGTATTGCTTAGCTACTAAACGAAATATGATTCGACTGATTATTGCGATCGAACTTTTGACAAGCGCAGCTAACCTTAACTTTATTGCCTTTTCGGTTAATCAGCCCTCAGTGCTCGGGCAGTCTATTGTCGTCATATCAATTGCTTTAGGTGCGTGTATTGTTGCAGTTGCTCTGTCTATTGTCATTTATGCCTACCGACACTATAAGACATTGGATGTTCGTGAATTGAGGAGGTTGAGGTGGTAG
- a CDS encoding NADH-quinone oxidoreductase subunit J: MPLADLLQIVLIFIMVLFAVLTVELPDLLHAVIALCGMSIVIGILFWLLSAPYVAVFQLLVYAGAVVVLFVAAVMLTARKGS, translated from the coding sequence ATGCCACTCGCCGACTTGTTGCAAATCGTGTTGATTTTCATAATGGTCCTATTTGCTGTATTAACTGTTGAACTGCCTGACCTCTTGCACGCGGTGATAGCGCTTTGTGGTATGAGTATTGTCATCGGCATTTTATTCTGGCTTCTAAGTGCTCCCTATGTGGCTGTTTTCCAACTTCTTGTCTACGCTGGCGCGGTTGTCGTCTTGTTCGTCGCGGCTGTAATGCTTACAGCAAGGAAGGGAAGCTGA